The Edaphobacter flagellatus sequence GCGACGATCCTGGTCGTCTGGTTCGGCGTGAAGGCAGCCCTGTCTGCTTCGCAGGGACATGGCGGCTTTCACTTCGCCAAATTCGCCGACCTGATTCTGATGATCGCCTTCGGCCTCGGCATGCTCACGTATTACTCGACGCCGATCCCTGGCACGAGCTACAGCTTCTCCGACCTCATCACCAAAGAGGCTATCCAGATCTCCGCGCAGATCCAGACCGACAATGCGCAGGACATCGTCGACTCCATCACCTCCGCCGAGCAGCAACTCGGTACACCTCCGGGTCTCTTCAGCCCGCAGGAAGACCTCGCCTGGCTTATCGCAGAGATAGCTCTCGCCATCATGCAGGCGTTCGTCTTCGCAGTTATCGCTTACGGCTATGTGGCCACTGCCGTCTGCGTACTCGTGGGTCCGATCTTCATACCCTGGTTCATCGTGCCCAAGATGGACTGGCTCTTCT is a genomic window containing:
- a CDS encoding type IV secretion system protein, whose amino-acid sequence is MGQNYLTFLSQAINELLSAHSAALQATGRDIFRGLATILVVWFGVKAALSASQGHGGFHFAKFADLILMIAFGLGMLTYYSTPIPGTSYSFSDLITKEAIQISAQIQTDNAQDIVDSITSAEQQLGTPPGLFSPQEDLAWLIAEIALAIMQAFVFAVIAYGYVATAVCVLVGPIFIPWFIVPKMDWLFWGWLKAFIGFSFYQVVASAFIFVFSKVIIGMFHVIGTLDLTNIVTLLPALLTLAFVCVYGLHKIPELTGSILGGRAGTWVDLNKD